One genomic window of Dethiosulfovibrio russensis includes the following:
- the rpe gene encoding ribulose-phosphate 3-epimerase, which translates to MARQISLNPEGLRIAPSLLSADPLSMSDSIASLNGTHDWLHVDVMDGHFVPNLSYGPALVGALRRAYPDEVLDVHLMVEPPESFIESFLDKDPDFLTVHVEATTHLHRVLSRIRERGARPGVVLNPGTPVGSLFPVLSMVDMVLVMSVNPGFGGQSFIPETLSKLVDLCRIRASRKLSFLIEIDGGVGAGNVSEIVRSGADVAVMGSAVFGTDDPGKTVEKIRKIALEGSKI; encoded by the coding sequence ATGGCAAGACAGATATCGTTAAATCCGGAGGGCCTCAGGATAGCCCCTTCCCTGTTGTCGGCGGACCCCCTGTCTATGTCCGACAGTATAGCGTCGCTAAACGGAACCCACGACTGGCTTCACGTCGACGTGATGGACGGTCATTTCGTCCCGAATCTCTCCTATGGCCCCGCCTTGGTAGGGGCTCTGAGGAGGGCTTATCCCGACGAGGTCCTGGACGTTCACCTTATGGTAGAGCCTCCGGAGTCCTTCATAGAGAGCTTCCTGGATAAAGATCCCGATTTTCTCACGGTACACGTCGAGGCGACTACTCATCTTCACAGGGTCCTGAGCCGTATAAGGGAGAGAGGTGCACGTCCCGGAGTTGTCCTTAATCCCGGCACTCCTGTGGGTTCACTGTTTCCGGTGCTGTCCATGGTTGACATGGTCCTGGTCATGTCGGTAAACCCCGGTTTCGGTGGACAGTCCTTCATACCGGAGACGTTATCCAAGCTCGTCGATCTCTGCAGGATCAGGGCATCGAGAAAACTTTCGTTTCTGATAGAGATCGACGGAGGCGTCGGTGCTGGCAACGTATCTGAGATAGTCAGGTCCGGAGCAGACGTGGCTGTCATGGGCAGCGCCGTTTTCGGCACCGATGATCCGGGGAAAACGGTAGAAAAGATCAGAAAAATCGCCTTGGAGGGATCAAAAATATGA
- a CDS encoding helix-turn-helix domain-containing protein encodes MNESFDDVREPDRFDDVKSDNNESLVSLGDRLKEERNRQGFTLDYVADETKIRKSYLESIELGEMDVFNGNVYRRGFVKKYLGFLGRMDLWKSYDFILVENASDKKPEPQPALGDFTPPARGFRKGSRKGVFLLLMAVIISAGWYVWSNREGLHDEVVRIQEEKVAEQEKREEEAKLLAARQREIAAASADLTSSDIPGVAVAPSSVDSAVSSSPASAESESPILTIKALKDSWIRITREGERVFGGTLKAGATSEVEATGLIHVIYGRPETLSVSWNGKRVDPSTEGAGPVHFVYSSDGTQKAITSDEAEALWKEPSQPVSSEKAETEEKPAPGPKKLLIKASKGDCWIKATRDGKTVYVGTLKKGDQRELDLTSSIKVTFGNPTAVAVSLDGKDVGRPGTPGRVGRIVYETDGSVRDVSEE; translated from the coding sequence ATGAATGAATCCTTTGACGACGTTAGAGAACCAGATCGCTTCGACGACGTTAAGTCCGACAACAACGAGTCCTTGGTCTCTTTGGGAGACAGGCTCAAAGAGGAGAGAAACCGACAGGGTTTTACCCTGGACTACGTGGCGGACGAGACCAAGATCAGAAAATCCTACCTGGAGAGCATAGAGCTCGGAGAGATGGACGTCTTCAACGGAAACGTCTACAGGAGGGGGTTTGTCAAAAAATATCTGGGGTTCCTCGGCCGTATGGATCTATGGAAATCCTACGATTTCATCCTGGTGGAGAATGCCAGTGATAAAAAGCCCGAACCCCAACCTGCGCTGGGAGATTTCACCCCTCCTGCCAGGGGTTTCCGCAAAGGTTCTAGAAAAGGGGTCTTTCTGTTGCTGATGGCTGTGATCATCTCTGCCGGATGGTACGTCTGGTCCAACAGGGAGGGACTACACGACGAGGTGGTCAGAATACAGGAGGAAAAGGTGGCTGAACAGGAGAAGAGGGAGGAAGAGGCCAAGCTCTTGGCTGCCAGACAGAGGGAGATAGCCGCTGCCTCCGCCGACTTGACCTCCTCCGATATTCCCGGGGTGGCAGTAGCTCCGTCCTCCGTGGATTCAGCTGTGTCATCATCCCCTGCCTCGGCTGAGTCGGAGAGCCCGATCTTGACTATAAAGGCCCTGAAGGATTCCTGGATTCGCATAACCAGGGAGGGCGAAAGGGTTTTCGGTGGGACCCTCAAGGCCGGAGCCACTTCCGAGGTAGAGGCTACCGGGCTCATACACGTAATATACGGTCGTCCCGAAACCTTGAGCGTAAGCTGGAACGGCAAGCGGGTCGATCCTTCCACCGAGGGAGCCGGGCCGGTACACTTCGTCTACTCTTCCGACGGAACCCAGAAGGCCATCACCTCCGATGAGGCGGAGGCCCTCTGGAAGGAGCCGAGTCAGCCTGTCTCCTCCGAAAAGGCAGAGACGGAAGAAAAACCGGCTCCAGGGCCCAAAAAACTGCTTATAAAAGCCAGCAAGGGAGATTGTTGGATCAAGGCCACTAGAGACGGAAAGACCGTTTACGTTGGAACCCTTAAAAAAGGCGACCAGAGGGAACTGGATCTGACCTCCTCGATAAAGGTTACTTTCGGCAATCCTACCGCCGTGGCCGTATCCCTGGACGGCAAGGACGTCGGACGTCCAGGAACTCCCGGACGGGTCGGTCGAATTGTCTATGAAACGGACGGTTCTGTCAGGGACGTGTCCGAAGAATGA
- the rimO gene encoding 30S ribosomal protein S12 methylthiotransferase RimO has protein sequence MKKIHILTLGCPKNSVDSEVLADRFDPENWTLVDRVEECDIAIVNTCGFIQPAVEESIDVILDLEEMKAQGTLEKICVVGCLVNRYGEDLKKEFPSVDLWAEAEDWDFLARELGIDSPRRGRRILTESPWTRYLKVGEGCDTRCSFCTIPSIRGPLRSRDPKDIVSEAVKLAEEGAKELCLVGQDLTVYGSDLSKRGSLSALLDAMEAELPGDIWLRLFYLHPSRVDEVFLERVLNSSRILPWLDIPIQHVDADVLRRMNRPPVEEHIRKLFKAGRRMFPDFAFRTTIMVGFPGETEKAFQSLLDFVEDVAFDRLGAFTFCPEEGTPAASIPDQIPQEEKNRRYAELMELQQGISLTRQRGFVGKEMDVLIEEVDEEDGIRWGRSFRDAPEIDGLVSISGAKDDVPGDMVRVSITDASEYDLFGERVRSDG, from the coding sequence ATGAAAAAAATCCACATCCTCACATTAGGCTGTCCTAAAAACTCGGTGGACAGCGAGGTGTTGGCCGATAGATTCGACCCGGAAAATTGGACACTGGTCGACCGGGTGGAGGAGTGCGATATAGCCATAGTAAATACCTGCGGTTTCATCCAGCCGGCGGTGGAGGAGAGCATCGACGTCATCCTCGATCTGGAGGAGATGAAGGCCCAGGGGACATTGGAGAAAATCTGCGTCGTCGGATGTCTCGTCAACAGATACGGAGAGGACCTCAAAAAAGAGTTCCCCTCTGTCGACCTTTGGGCCGAGGCTGAGGACTGGGACTTCCTGGCGAGGGAACTAGGAATCGATTCGCCTCGACGAGGCCGACGGATTCTGACCGAATCGCCTTGGACCAGATATCTCAAGGTCGGCGAGGGCTGCGATACCAGGTGTTCTTTCTGCACGATCCCCTCCATCAGGGGACCTCTTAGAAGCAGGGACCCCAAGGACATCGTGTCCGAGGCGGTAAAGCTGGCGGAAGAGGGGGCCAAGGAGCTCTGTCTGGTGGGGCAGGATCTGACCGTTTATGGCTCGGATCTCTCGAAGCGAGGCTCTCTGTCCGCCCTTTTGGACGCTATGGAAGCCGAGCTTCCGGGGGATATATGGCTCAGGCTTTTTTACCTTCATCCGTCAAGGGTCGACGAGGTTTTCTTGGAGAGAGTGTTGAACAGCTCCAGGATATTGCCCTGGCTCGACATACCGATACAGCACGTAGACGCAGACGTGTTACGCAGGATGAACCGCCCTCCTGTGGAGGAGCATATCAGAAAGCTGTTTAAAGCCGGACGAAGGATGTTCCCGGACTTCGCCTTCAGGACCACCATAATGGTGGGCTTCCCCGGAGAGACGGAAAAAGCCTTTCAGTCCTTGCTGGACTTCGTGGAGGACGTAGCCTTCGATCGACTAGGGGCCTTTACCTTCTGTCCCGAGGAGGGCACCCCGGCGGCTTCCATACCGGACCAGATTCCTCAGGAGGAGAAGAACAGAAGATACGCCGAGTTGATGGAGCTTCAGCAGGGCATCTCTCTGACGAGGCAAAGAGGGTTCGTAGGAAAAGAGATGGACGTTCTGATAGAAGAGGTGGACGAGGAGGACGGAATCAGATGGGGCCGATCCTTCAGGGACGCTCCCGAGATAGACGGTTTGGTGTCGATATCGGGAGCCAAGGACGATGTGCCGGGCGACATGGTGAGGGTCTCTATAACCGACGCCTCGGAATACGACCTCTTCGGAGAGAGGGTACGTTCTGATGGCTAG
- a CDS encoding phosphatidylglycerophosphatase A family protein: MASPTKEIRRDFPWALSTLFGLGGFSSMPGTVGSAVCCLIVMPVVSTPLLLFLIVLFSALGVWGAGKYSRDRGLSDPSEVIVDEAVGVWISMLGHVTSVGASGYLLPALFLFRVFDILKPIPVSTAEKLPGGWGIMADDVVAGVLANLLLWTFRWIFIGDGFVRLFG, encoded by the coding sequence ATGGCTAGTCCTACGAAGGAAATAAGGAGGGATTTCCCCTGGGCTCTATCCACCCTTTTCGGTCTGGGTGGTTTCTCCTCTATGCCAGGAACTGTAGGATCCGCCGTATGCTGTCTGATAGTGATGCCGGTGGTGTCGACCCCGTTGCTGCTCTTTTTGATAGTACTCTTCTCCGCTCTGGGAGTATGGGGAGCGGGAAAATACTCTAGGGATAGAGGGCTGTCCGATCCATCGGAGGTCATAGTGGACGAGGCCGTAGGGGTGTGGATATCCATGCTTGGTCACGTCACCTCGGTGGGCGCCTCTGGCTACCTGCTCCCAGCCTTGTTCCTCTTCAGGGTCTTCGACATACTCAAACCTATACCGGTCTCCACCGCGGAGAAACTACCCGGAGGATGGGGGATAATGGCCGATGACGTCGTGGCAGGCGTATTGGCCAACCTATTGCTGTGGACCTTCAGATGGATATTTATAGGAGACGGTTTCGTCCGTCTTTTCGGGTGA
- a CDS encoding CinA family protein, producing MFPADIKDLSLRLKELCLDGKVKIALAESCTGGLIGGAVTEIAGSSAYFQGTAGTYSNEAKEKILSVPPEVIAKHGAVSSECAEAMAEGALKLYDANITISVTGVAGPDGGSDDKPVGTVWFGIAGTGRSPSSFRKNFSGGRSSVRMETVRVALETLISELGGVLV from the coding sequence TTGTTCCCCGCGGATATAAAGGACCTGAGCCTACGGTTGAAGGAACTATGCCTAGACGGTAAAGTCAAGATAGCTCTCGCTGAATCCTGCACAGGTGGGCTGATAGGAGGGGCAGTCACCGAGATAGCCGGAAGCTCAGCCTACTTTCAGGGAACCGCCGGAACCTACTCCAACGAAGCCAAGGAAAAAATTCTATCCGTCCCTCCCGAGGTGATCGCGAAACACGGAGCCGTCAGCTCCGAATGTGCGGAGGCCATGGCAGAGGGAGCCTTGAAGCTGTACGATGCGAACATTACGATCTCCGTGACCGGTGTAGCTGGCCCGGATGGAGGATCGGATGATAAACCGGTCGGGACGGTATGGTTCGGTATCGCCGGAACCGGAAGGAGCCCCTCGTCTTTCAGGAAAAACTTCTCCGGGGGGCGTTCGTCCGTCCGTATGGAGACGGTCCGTGTCGCCCTGGAGACCTTGATATCCGAGCTGGGAGGTGTTTTAGTTTGA